A segment of the Cohnella algarum genome:
GATCCGCATTCGTAGCCGCGATCCGGGCGCCGTGGCGCACCGCCCGAAACGCCTGGTTCAGCTCTTCGTAAGTCAGCGTCTCGTGAAGCGTGATGACGAGCCATTCCGCCTCCTCCGGCATTTGGGCCATCCGGACGCCGTGCGCCGCAAGCTCCTCCTTCAGGCCCGGGTCGCCGAGCGTCCACACCTTGGCCTCCGGCGCGGCATCCCGCAAATAAAGGGCCATGACGGTCGAAGTCAAAATAATCTCTTCCTCGGCCGCCGCGATGCCCATTCGTTCCAGCTTTTCGCGGCACATCCTTCTCGAAGCGTTCCCGCGATTGCTCAAAAAAGCGATTCGCTTGCCGCCCGCGCGCAGCCGGGCGATCGCTTCCGCCGCTCCGTCTATCGCCCGGGCTCCTTTGTACACCGTGCCGTCAAGATC
Coding sequences within it:
- a CDS encoding HAD-IIA family hydrolase codes for the protein MLERFDGLILDLDGTVYKGARAIDGAAEAIARLRAGGKRIAFLSNRGNASRRMCREKLERMGIAAAEEEIILTSTVMALYLRDAAPEAKVWTLGDPGLKEELAAHGVRMAQMPEEAEWLVITLHETLTYEELNQAFRAVRHGARIAATNADRTFPGDFGDSIDVAGMIGAIAYSTGKEPEIVVGKPSLRMAEAALSALGLPAERCLIVGDSLASDIELGRRAGIATALVLTGSTRLEDVGGAPHRPDFILNSLRELDERLKERMSP